From Echinicola soli, a single genomic window includes:
- a CDS encoding glycoside hydrolase family 43 protein, which produces MKNQPIILLAFLWAIFASNQVLARQNTESSPLFTQVIYQGNDRVYEENPLGPDEFYNPILQGCYPDPAIARKGDDYYLVASSFAMFPGVPIFHSNDLVNWTQIGHVLDRTSQLDVHDTGISGGVYAPDIRYNPYNDTFYMITTAFAGGLGNFVVKTKDPKKGWSDPYKLNFEGIDPAIFFDEDGKAYVVHNDAPAQGEELYNGHRVIKLWEYDLEKDQVIAGTDKVIVNGGVDLAKKPIWIEAPHIYKKDNKYYLMCAEGGTGGWHSEVVFVSDDPKGPYKPAPSNPILSQRHLSQNRQNKVDWAGHADLTIGPDGKYYGVFLGIRPNEKNRVNTGRETFILPVDWSGDFPVFENGLVPMEPKLKMPKDVENKTGQEGFFPNGNFTFTEDFTSEKLDYRWIGLRGPREAFIAKTNDGLQIKPFNANIKEVKPTSTLFHRQQHKNFSFTTTMEYQPQSEKDLAGLTCVQSEAFNYVFGITKVGKKNVLLLERTEAQGRGRNREVESEILASTEIDLKNPISLRVSAKGDDFEFSYSTNRTDFQNLGGTVSGDILSTNVAGGFTGNMIGLYATRANDAIPVLE; this is translated from the coding sequence ATGAAAAATCAACCTATTATCCTATTGGCTTTTTTGTGGGCAATTTTTGCCTCTAATCAAGTTTTGGCCAGACAAAATACTGAAAGCAGCCCGTTGTTTACCCAAGTGATCTATCAGGGAAATGATCGGGTTTACGAGGAAAATCCACTTGGACCGGATGAATTTTACAACCCTATCCTCCAAGGCTGTTACCCTGACCCGGCCATCGCCAGAAAGGGGGATGACTATTACCTGGTCGCTTCCTCCTTTGCCATGTTCCCTGGGGTGCCTATTTTCCATTCCAATGACCTGGTGAACTGGACCCAGATCGGCCATGTATTGGACAGGACTTCGCAGTTGGATGTGCATGATACGGGAATAAGCGGGGGAGTGTATGCTCCAGACATCCGATATAATCCTTACAATGACACGTTCTATATGATTACTACCGCATTTGCCGGAGGTTTGGGAAATTTCGTGGTCAAGACCAAGGATCCGAAAAAAGGCTGGAGTGACCCGTATAAATTGAATTTTGAGGGTATTGACCCCGCCATATTCTTTGATGAGGACGGCAAGGCCTATGTGGTGCACAATGACGCCCCGGCGCAGGGAGAAGAATTGTATAACGGTCACCGAGTAATCAAGCTTTGGGAGTATGACCTGGAAAAGGACCAGGTTATTGCCGGAACGGACAAAGTGATTGTAAATGGCGGTGTGGACTTGGCCAAAAAGCCGATATGGATCGAAGCGCCACATATTTACAAGAAGGACAATAAATATTATTTGATGTGTGCCGAGGGAGGCACCGGTGGCTGGCACAGTGAAGTGGTTTTTGTCAGTGATGACCCAAAAGGGCCGTACAAACCTGCACCAAGCAACCCGATTTTGAGCCAGCGCCATTTGTCACAGAACCGACAAAACAAAGTGGATTGGGCGGGTCATGCGGATTTGACCATAGGACCTGATGGTAAATACTATGGTGTTTTCTTGGGCATTCGACCCAACGAAAAAAACAGGGTAAATACCGGGCGGGAAACGTTTATTCTCCCAGTGGATTGGTCAGGTGACTTTCCGGTTTTTGAAAATGGATTGGTGCCTATGGAGCCCAAACTGAAAATGCCCAAAGACGTGGAGAACAAAACCGGGCAGGAAGGTTTTTTCCCTAATGGCAACTTTACTTTCACAGAAGATTTTACTTCCGAAAAACTGGACTATCGTTGGATCGGGTTGAGAGGCCCAAGGGAAGCCTTTATTGCCAAAACCAACGACGGTCTGCAGATCAAACCTTTTAATGCCAATATCAAAGAGGTCAAGCCTACTTCCACGCTCTTTCACAGACAGCAGCATAAGAATTTTTCCTTTACTACTACCATGGAATACCAGCCCCAGTCGGAAAAAGACCTGGCAGGGTTGACCTGTGTGCAGAGTGAGGCCTTCAACTATGTGTTTGGGATTACCAAAGTAGGAAAGAAAAATGTATTGCTGCTGGAGCGGACTGAAGCACAGGGCAGAGGAAGAAACCGTGAGGTAGAGTCTGAAATCTTGGCGAGTACTGAAATTGATCTCAAAAACCCTATTTCATTAAGAGTGAGCGCCAAAGGAGATGATTTCGAATTCAGCTATTCCACCAACAGAACGGATTTCCAAAACCTGGGTGGAACCGTGTCCGGGGATATTCTTTCTACCAATGTGGCAGGTGGATTTACGGGTAATATGATCGGCCTGTATGCCACCAGAGCCAATGATGCAATACCTGTTTTAGAATAG
- a CDS encoding glycoside hydrolase family 43 protein, protein MMKFLFRIITIFVLISGTGIMQTKAQNPIVQTSYTADPAPMVYQDKLYLYTSHDENGSTWFTMNDWKLYTTEDMINWTDHGAVLSYKDFSWGKMNAWAPQCIEREGKFYMYVPITSHENKNGIGVAVADSPYGPFFDPLGKPLIYNSMADIDPTVFVDDDGQAYLIWGNPVCYYVKLNEDMISYQGEIQQFPTTTEAFGKREGDPKRPTTYEEGPWMYKRNGLYYLLFAAGPLPEHIGYSTSEHPTGPWEYRGVLMPTEGGSFTNHPAMVDFKGKTYFFYHNGALPGGGGFTRSVCIEEVKFNEDDTIGPLKMTNGISKGLSLLNPYRKNEAETMAWSEGISAAKNKVVGNFIKVDYSGAYSVVKGVDFRDSGAEMINVRAGTTHNGNVSIEVRLDSLEGELIAEVAVPLTGGSDRWALVNEAIKEVSGVHDLYFVYKGNAPKDILYFDYWMFSE, encoded by the coding sequence ATGATGAAATTTCTTTTCAGAATAATCACAATATTCGTGCTTATTTCAGGTACGGGCATTATGCAAACAAAAGCACAAAACCCAATTGTCCAGACCAGTTACACAGCAGATCCCGCACCCATGGTGTACCAGGATAAACTCTACCTTTATACCAGCCATGATGAAAATGGATCCACTTGGTTTACCATGAACGACTGGAAGCTGTACACGACCGAGGATATGATCAACTGGACAGATCATGGAGCAGTACTGTCCTACAAGGATTTCAGCTGGGGTAAGATGAATGCCTGGGCGCCTCAGTGCATTGAGCGGGAAGGTAAATTCTACATGTATGTGCCCATTACCAGTCATGAAAACAAAAACGGCATCGGTGTAGCGGTGGCCGATAGTCCTTACGGCCCTTTTTTCGATCCTTTGGGAAAGCCGCTGATCTATAACAGCATGGCCGATATTGACCCGACTGTTTTTGTGGATGATGACGGGCAGGCTTACTTGATCTGGGGAAATCCTGTTTGTTATTATGTGAAACTGAATGAGGACATGATCTCCTACCAAGGGGAAATCCAACAATTTCCAACTACCACCGAGGCCTTTGGAAAAAGAGAAGGAGACCCGAAAAGGCCTACAACCTACGAAGAGGGACCATGGATGTACAAAAGAAATGGACTGTATTATTTATTGTTCGCCGCAGGGCCTTTGCCCGAGCATATTGGTTATTCGACCAGTGAGCATCCTACGGGCCCCTGGGAATATAGAGGGGTACTGATGCCTACAGAGGGGGGGAGTTTTACCAACCACCCTGCAATGGTGGACTTTAAGGGGAAGACCTATTTCTTCTACCATAATGGTGCCTTGCCGGGTGGAGGAGGATTCACCCGGTCGGTTTGCATAGAAGAGGTGAAGTTCAATGAGGACGATACCATTGGTCCCCTCAAAATGACCAATGGTATCTCCAAAGGCCTTTCGTTACTGAATCCATACAGGAAGAACGAGGCGGAGACCATGGCTTGGTCAGAAGGGATCAGTGCAGCAAAAAATAAGGTGGTGGGCAATTTTATCAAAGTGGATTATAGCGGAGCCTATTCGGTGGTGAAAGGTGTGGATTTTAGAGACAGTGGTGCTGAGATGATCAATGTCAGGGCCGGAACCACCCATAATGGGAACGTAAGCATTGAGGTAAGGCTCGATAGTCTGGAAGGTGAACTTATCGCTGAAGTGGCTGTGCCGCTTACCGGTGGCAGTGACCGATGGGCACTGGTCAATGAAGCAATAAAGGAAGTTTCGGGCGTACATGACCTTTACTTTGTGTATAAAGGAAATGCCCCTAAAGACATTTTATATTTTGATTATTGGATGTTTTCTGAATAA
- a CDS encoding glycoside hydrolase family 43 protein — protein sequence MKRIYKKLALSVFMMGVICLKAKSQNPIIQTKFTADPAPLVHNDTVFLYTGHDEDDAFGFKMRNWLLYTSTDMVNWTDQGVVASLKDFEWVPNDNGAWASHCIERNGKFYLYCPMPGGVGIGVLVSDSPYGPFKDPIGKPLIKNSDHDIDPAVFIDDDGQAYLYWGNPKVYYVKLNDDMISYSGKIVQDSSTPDNYQEGPWVWKRKGKYYMAYASTCCPEGIGYAMSNSPTGPWEYKGMIMEGDKRSNGNHPGIIDYRGKPYVFGFNYNILKQTMSKHYERRSICLEELTYNADGTLQKHLFWSKNVMQVGAFDPYDRIEAETMAWSEGVKTEFATEWERNIAWDKGKKIADRLFVTSIHNGDYIKVQGVDFSDGPKAIEVSVASLYGGEIEVRVGNIGGPLIGTVNIDAKGQGDIWKTVTAPVNDIKDVHDLFFVFRGEKDLFNFDWWKFTK from the coding sequence ATGAAAAGAATCTATAAGAAACTGGCATTATCAGTGTTCATGATGGGGGTGATTTGTCTGAAAGCCAAATCCCAAAATCCGATAATACAGACAAAATTCACTGCTGATCCGGCTCCGTTGGTTCACAACGATACTGTTTTTCTATATACCGGTCACGACGAAGATGATGCATTTGGCTTTAAAATGCGGAACTGGTTGCTCTACACATCGACCGATATGGTCAATTGGACCGATCAAGGAGTTGTGGCATCCCTGAAAGATTTTGAATGGGTTCCGAATGACAATGGAGCCTGGGCATCTCACTGTATAGAGCGTAATGGAAAATTCTATCTCTATTGTCCTATGCCTGGTGGAGTAGGTATAGGGGTTTTGGTTTCGGATAGCCCTTATGGGCCGTTCAAAGATCCTATTGGAAAACCTTTAATCAAAAACAGTGACCATGACATTGATCCTGCCGTGTTTATTGACGATGATGGACAGGCATACCTATATTGGGGAAACCCTAAGGTTTACTACGTGAAATTGAATGATGATATGATTTCTTACTCGGGAAAGATTGTTCAAGATTCTTCTACGCCAGATAATTACCAAGAAGGACCCTGGGTTTGGAAACGAAAAGGGAAATATTATATGGCTTACGCCTCGACTTGTTGTCCGGAAGGTATCGGTTATGCCATGAGCAATTCTCCAACGGGGCCGTGGGAGTACAAAGGGATGATAATGGAGGGGGACAAACGCTCAAACGGAAACCATCCGGGAATTATCGACTACAGAGGTAAGCCCTATGTGTTTGGGTTTAATTATAATATTCTGAAACAAACGATGTCAAAGCATTACGAAAGGCGCTCCATTTGTCTGGAAGAGTTGACCTACAATGCTGATGGGACCCTTCAGAAACACCTTTTTTGGTCCAAGAATGTTATGCAAGTGGGTGCTTTTGACCCGTATGACCGCATCGAAGCAGAAACGATGGCCTGGAGTGAGGGTGTTAAAACAGAATTTGCCACTGAGTGGGAAAGGAATATCGCCTGGGACAAAGGAAAAAAGATTGCAGACCGATTGTTTGTTACCTCCATTCATAATGGAGATTATATCAAGGTGCAAGGTGTAGATTTTTCCGATGGTCCAAAGGCGATTGAGGTAAGTGTTGCTTCATTGTATGGAGGGGAAATTGAAGTCCGTGTCGGCAATATTGGTGGGCCGTTAATCGGAACGGTTAATATAGATGCCAAAGGTCAAGGTGACATCTGGAAGACCGTGACTGCACCGGTAAACGATATTAAGGATGTCCATGACCTGTTCTTTGTGTTTAGAGGAGAAAAGGACTTGTTCAATTTTGATTGGTGGAAATTTACTAAATAG
- a CDS encoding glycoside hydrolase family 97 protein, translating to MKIISFPLLFAFIMVLTVEAGAQHPKTVSSPDGNLEVVVSVSSGMAQYAVHYQDKAMLENSPLGLITNEGGFTSNVSFVDAKMDEVNKHYTQDKIKVSNVAYRANTLTYTVKNQEGKQIAFHFQVSDHDIAFRYELHKWEDTRATVIERELTGFRFPAESSAFLSPMMKPMTGFARTAPSYESGYVTDADLESTTAEFGYVFPGLFKIAKNGWVLLSETGVGSNYNGAHLSSFKDGMYTVEFPQMEQNNGFGSTGAQIGLPGYTPWRTITVGESLKPIVETTVPFDVVEPLYEASQPYQYGKGTWSWIVWQDNSMNYADQVKYIDLAAAMGFEYILIDAWWDERIGYQRMEELIQYAHSKNVGVFLWYNSNGTANDAFQTPLNKMNTSIARKQEMKWLEEAGVKGLKVDFFGGDKQETMRMYEDILVDANDHGLMVMFHGTTLPRGWERMYPNFVGSEAVLASEMLVFSQDVREKEAFYASLHPFIRNTVGSMEFGGVLLNRFLNRGNNKGQQRLTTDSFQLATGVLFQNPVQMFGLTPNNLTDVPAFELDFLKRLPTTWDETVFIDGYPGKYTVLARRSGKHWCIAGVNAESSAKTLRIDLPMLKGQQVSLYNDDKKRQPTLHTVEVGESGELTITIQPRGGFVLTR from the coding sequence ATGAAAATTATCTCTTTCCCACTTCTATTTGCCTTTATCATGGTGCTAACTGTGGAAGCGGGTGCACAACATCCCAAGACCGTTTCCAGTCCTGATGGCAACCTTGAAGTCGTCGTGTCTGTCAGCAGCGGCATGGCCCAATATGCGGTTCATTATCAGGATAAAGCAATGCTGGAGAATTCCCCTTTGGGACTGATCACCAATGAGGGGGGATTTACCTCCAATGTGAGTTTTGTAGATGCCAAAATGGATGAAGTCAATAAGCACTACACCCAAGATAAGATCAAGGTGTCTAATGTGGCGTACCGGGCCAATACCTTGACCTACACGGTCAAGAATCAAGAAGGAAAACAAATCGCTTTTCATTTTCAAGTGAGTGACCATGATATCGCATTCCGGTATGAATTGCACAAATGGGAAGATACCAGGGCAACCGTGATAGAGCGGGAATTGACCGGGTTTCGGTTTCCTGCAGAAAGCTCCGCCTTTCTTTCTCCCATGATGAAGCCGATGACCGGCTTTGCCCGTACGGCTCCCAGTTATGAAAGTGGTTATGTAACGGATGCTGATCTGGAAAGTACTACTGCGGAATTTGGCTATGTTTTTCCAGGGCTATTTAAAATCGCGAAAAATGGGTGGGTATTGCTATCCGAAACCGGAGTAGGCAGCAATTATAATGGGGCACACTTAAGTAGCTTCAAAGATGGAATGTACACCGTGGAATTTCCCCAAATGGAGCAAAACAATGGTTTTGGCAGCACGGGCGCCCAAATAGGCCTCCCCGGCTATACCCCGTGGCGGACGATTACGGTAGGGGAATCCCTCAAGCCGATTGTGGAGACTACCGTTCCGTTTGATGTGGTGGAGCCACTATATGAAGCCTCCCAACCTTACCAATATGGGAAAGGCACCTGGAGCTGGATTGTCTGGCAGGACAACAGTATGAACTACGCCGATCAGGTGAAGTATATTGACCTGGCCGCGGCCATGGGTTTTGAATATATCCTGATCGATGCCTGGTGGGATGAAAGGATAGGCTATCAAAGAATGGAGGAGCTCATCCAATATGCCCATTCCAAAAATGTGGGTGTCTTCCTATGGTACAATTCCAACGGGACAGCCAATGATGCCTTTCAGACACCGCTGAACAAGATGAACACGTCCATCGCCAGAAAGCAGGAAATGAAGTGGCTGGAAGAGGCTGGGGTAAAAGGATTGAAAGTGGACTTTTTTGGTGGGGACAAGCAGGAGACCATGCGTATGTATGAAGACATTCTCGTGGATGCCAATGATCATGGACTGATGGTGATGTTCCATGGAACGACCCTTCCAAGGGGTTGGGAGAGGATGTACCCCAATTTTGTAGGGAGTGAGGCAGTTCTCGCTTCTGAGATGCTTGTTTTTTCCCAGGATGTCAGGGAAAAGGAAGCGTTTTATGCCTCGTTGCACCCATTTATCCGAAATACGGTGGGCAGCATGGAGTTTGGTGGGGTTTTGCTCAATAGATTTCTCAACAGGGGAAACAATAAAGGCCAACAGCGCTTGACCACCGATAGCTTCCAATTGGCCACAGGGGTGCTTTTTCAAAATCCCGTGCAAATGTTTGGGCTGACACCAAACAACCTGACCGACGTACCGGCATTTGAGTTGGACTTTTTAAAAAGGCTGCCCACTACCTGGGATGAAACGGTCTTTATTGATGGGTATCCGGGAAAATACACCGTGCTGGCGAGGAGAAGTGGAAAGCATTGGTGCATCGCCGGCGTCAATGCTGAGAGCAGTGCCAAGACTTTGAGAATCGATCTTCCTATGCTAAAAGGACAGCAGGTTTCCCTGTATAATGACGACAAGAAAAGGCAACCGACACTCCATACCGTTGAAGTCGGGGAAAGTGGTGAATTGACCATTACGATCCAGCCAAGGGGAGGTTTTGTATTAACGCGCTAA
- a CDS encoding alpha/beta hydrolase-fold protein — protein MKKTTYFLIIFMLSAAGGYAQQLEKEAPVGFDQVQGAIAHGKLDTVEYHSKTVGTARKAVVYTPPNFSKNKKYPVLYLLHGIGGDETEWLRGGQPQVIMDNLIAKKMAEPMIIVMPNGRAMKDDRATGNIMAKDKVEAFATFEDDLLDDLIPFVEDTYPVLADREHRAIAGLSMGGGQTLNFGLGNLGEFAWVGSFSAAPNTKSPEELVPDPEATKEQLRLLWISCGDQDGLLGFSQRTHDYLSNHDVPHIFYIEEGGHDFKVWKNGLYMFSKLLFKPVDQSKFDQYSPLGMPAETNVRGAKYPQIMPDGRAKFKVKAPKADNVQLDLEKKYPMAKNKEGEWEVTTDPLGEGFHYYSLLIDGVAVADPASETFYGMGRMASGIEVPFKGDDYYAVKDVPHGEVRRVRYYSSVLRSLRSFFLYTPPGYDQDTDREYPVLYILHGGGEDERGWAQQGKTDLILDNLIAEGKSSPMLVVMPDGNMPVAAFEERGLQLFENELKNAIIPHMEKHYRVLEGAENRALAGLSMGGIQTLYVGINNTDLFSCLGVFSSGWISQRQSTIAEGQYGFMKENTEKINNDLSLLWISMGGEEDIAHDNCEKMLGEFDKMGIEYRYSEYPGGHTWPVWRHDLYAFAPLLFQ, from the coding sequence ATGAAAAAAACAACCTATTTCTTGATCATCTTCATGTTGAGCGCAGCTGGTGGATACGCTCAGCAATTGGAAAAAGAAGCTCCCGTGGGTTTTGACCAAGTGCAAGGGGCTATTGCCCATGGAAAACTGGATACGGTGGAGTATCATTCAAAAACAGTGGGCACTGCCCGTAAAGCGGTTGTTTACACTCCGCCAAACTTCTCCAAGAATAAGAAATACCCCGTCCTGTACCTGCTGCATGGGATTGGTGGAGATGAAACCGAATGGTTGCGCGGGGGCCAGCCACAAGTGATCATGGATAACCTTATTGCAAAAAAAATGGCCGAACCCATGATCATCGTGATGCCCAACGGACGGGCCATGAAAGATGATCGTGCCACGGGAAACATCATGGCCAAGGATAAAGTGGAGGCCTTTGCGACATTTGAAGATGACCTGCTTGATGACCTGATTCCGTTTGTGGAGGATACTTATCCTGTTCTGGCAGACCGTGAGCATCGTGCTATCGCGGGGCTTTCGATGGGAGGAGGCCAAACCCTGAATTTTGGTTTGGGGAACCTAGGGGAGTTTGCCTGGGTGGGGAGTTTTTCGGCTGCACCAAATACAAAAAGCCCGGAGGAACTTGTCCCAGATCCTGAAGCCACCAAGGAGCAATTAAGGTTGCTTTGGATCTCTTGTGGTGACCAGGACGGCCTACTTGGGTTCAGCCAGCGCACCCATGACTATTTGTCCAACCATGATGTGCCCCATATTTTTTATATCGAAGAAGGTGGTCATGATTTTAAGGTATGGAAAAACGGCCTTTACATGTTTTCCAAGCTTTTGTTCAAGCCGGTGGACCAATCCAAATTCGACCAGTACAGTCCATTGGGAATGCCTGCGGAGACCAACGTAAGAGGAGCGAAATACCCACAAATCATGCCGGATGGAAGGGCCAAGTTTAAGGTAAAAGCACCAAAAGCTGACAATGTCCAGCTCGACCTGGAAAAAAAATACCCTATGGCCAAAAATAAAGAAGGGGAGTGGGAAGTGACCACAGATCCATTGGGAGAAGGATTTCACTATTATTCCCTGTTGATCGACGGTGTGGCGGTGGCTGATCCTGCAAGCGAAACGTTTTATGGCATGGGAAGGATGGCCAGTGGTATTGAAGTCCCTTTCAAGGGAGACGATTATTATGCGGTTAAGGACGTTCCCCATGGGGAAGTCAGGCGAGTAAGGTATTATTCGTCTGTATTACGGTCATTGAGAAGTTTTTTTCTTTATACCCCTCCCGGCTATGACCAGGACACCGACCGGGAATACCCAGTGCTTTACATCTTGCATGGAGGAGGAGAGGATGAAAGGGGATGGGCGCAACAGGGCAAGACAGACCTTATCCTTGACAACCTTATTGCCGAAGGAAAGTCCAGTCCGATGCTGGTGGTCATGCCAGATGGAAATATGCCCGTCGCTGCATTTGAGGAGAGAGGGTTGCAGCTGTTCGAAAACGAGCTGAAGAATGCCATCATCCCACATATGGAGAAACACTATCGAGTCCTGGAAGGAGCCGAAAACAGGGCATTGGCCGGGCTTTCCATGGGAGGAATACAGACACTTTATGTGGGGATAAACAATACTGATCTTTTTTCCTGTCTGGGTGTGTTCAGCTCAGGATGGATCTCCCAACGGCAAAGTACCATCGCCGAAGGCCAGTATGGCTTTATGAAGGAAAATACAGAAAAGATCAACAATGACTTAAGCCTTCTTTGGATCTCCATGGGCGGAGAGGAAGATATCGCCCATGACAACTGTGAGAAAATGCTTGGGGAGTTTGATAAGATGGGGATAGAGTATCGCTACAGTGAATATCCCGGAGGCCATACCTGGCCGGTGTGGAGACATGATCTTTACGCCTTTGCTCCTTTGCTTTTTCAATAG
- a CDS encoding sialate O-acetylesterase, giving the protein MKLLLGKFLLIVVILALGHSGHAQDKNFYVFLAFGQSNMEGAAKFEEQDAQVDPRFQVLQAIDCPDLKREKGNWYPAVPPLTRCHTGLTPVDYFGRILVENLPDSIRVGVINVSVGGCKIELFEKDNYKTYVETAPEWMLNMINAYDGNPYRHLVDLAKKAQKEGVVKGILLHQGESNTGDKQWPKKVRGVYENLLSDLDLVAEEVPLLAGEMVSAAQGGKCASMNAILATLPVVIPSAHVISSEDCEAISDGLHFSAAGYRKLGRRYGNQMLSILGY; this is encoded by the coding sequence ATGAAACTATTATTGGGGAAATTCTTATTGATAGTGGTCATTTTGGCCTTAGGACATTCTGGCCATGCGCAGGACAAGAATTTTTATGTTTTTCTTGCTTTTGGCCAGTCCAATATGGAAGGAGCAGCAAAGTTTGAAGAGCAAGATGCCCAGGTGGATCCAAGGTTTCAGGTGCTGCAAGCGATCGATTGTCCAGACCTGAAACGGGAAAAGGGCAATTGGTACCCTGCCGTACCGCCCTTGACCAGATGCCATACGGGATTGACACCAGTGGATTATTTTGGAAGGATCTTGGTAGAAAACCTACCGGACAGTATCCGTGTAGGGGTGATCAACGTTTCGGTGGGAGGTTGTAAAATTGAGCTTTTTGAAAAGGATAACTACAAGACCTACGTGGAAACGGCTCCAGAATGGATGCTAAATATGATCAACGCCTATGATGGCAACCCTTACCGGCATTTAGTGGATTTGGCAAAGAAGGCCCAAAAAGAGGGGGTGGTCAAAGGGATATTGCTCCATCAGGGAGAATCCAACACGGGGGACAAACAATGGCCAAAAAAGGTGAGGGGGGTGTATGAAAACCTCCTTTCAGACCTGGACTTGGTCGCAGAAGAGGTCCCTTTACTTGCCGGGGAAATGGTCAGTGCGGCACAAGGAGGGAAATGTGCGAGTATGAACGCCATATTGGCCACTTTGCCAGTGGTGATTCCCTCGGCACATGTGATTTCTTCAGAAGATTGTGAGGCCATTTCGGATGGATTACATTTTTCAGCAGCAGGATATCGAAAACTGGGTAGACGATATGGGAACCAAATGCTTTCAATTTTAGGATATTAA